The following proteins come from a genomic window of Pocillopora verrucosa isolate sample1 chromosome 6, ASM3666991v2, whole genome shotgun sequence:
- the LOC131773556 gene encoding uncharacterized protein, producing the protein MARAANRLRQQLRPEDPTDLAFDISEENIPAGFLKGDVRSRSKRHLLCATNQQLQQLVLAKNWYVDGTFKLCRQPFTQLFTINAFVRSGEQAKQVPLLFVLMSGKRKRDYRTVLQEVLRILPSPPAVTSITLDFEQALWKVFRELLPNVSLQGCLFHWTQALWGKVQELGLEPAYRADSRTYKYIRKLMALPFLPEAEITPMFKRLRDRATTTALEALALYVEENWITSTM; encoded by the exons ATGGCCAGAGCCGCGAACCGCTTAAGACAGCAGCTGAGACCCGAAGACCCCACCGACTTGGCGTTTGACATCTCCGAGGAGAATATTCCTGCCGGGTTCTTGAAGGGAGACGTCCGTAGCCGCAGCAAGCGACACTTGCTCTGCGCAACAAACCAGCAACTGCAGCAGCTTGTCCTGGCCAAAAACTGGTACGTTGATGGCACATTTAAACTCTGTCGTCAGCCCTTCACCCAACTGTTTACCATCAACGCCTTTGTGAGGAGCGGCGAGCAAGCCAAACAGGTTCCTCTGCTGTTTGTCCTCATGTCTGGTAAGAGAAAGCGGGACTACCGTACAGTGTTGCAAGAAGTGCTGAGAATACTTCCTTCGCCTCCAGCAGTCACAAGCATCACTCTGGACTTTGAACAAGCTCTCTGGAAAGTCTTTAGAGAGCTGCTGCCCAACGTGTCACTGCAGGGATGTCTGTTTCACTGGACGCAAGCGTTGTGGGGAAAG gTTCAAGAGTTGGGATTGGAGCCAGCCTACCGCGCAGACAGCCGTACCTACAAGTACATTAGAAAACTCATGGCGCTGCCCTTCCTGCCGGAAGCCGAGATTACGCCGATGTTTAAGCGGCTCAGAGACCGCGCCACTACCACTGCTCTGGAAGCACTTGCCTTGTACGTGGAGGAGAACTGGATTACCAGCACAATGTGA